A window of Micrococcus endophyticus contains these coding sequences:
- the trmB gene encoding tRNA (guanosine(46)-N7)-methyltransferase TrmB: MTEQPPAPDAPSRDTPADDGRDGVLAPHERAHEHDHNRDKDPALMRREPVSFVRRGARLNSGRQAVWDRQAQRVLVDVPRERGATSVARDARLDWDAAFGRRAPLLVDIGSGLGESTAQAAADRPDWNVLAVEVYVPGLAALMTRVEQGGLENVRAVEANAPELMDHLLAPGSVSEVWVFFPDPWHKKRHHKRRLVSPAFADRVARVLAPGGVLRLATDWSGYAVRMREVMEAHPEFKNLHPGRAAGEESPLTRVRREGREAEVGAQPLPAGWESAAEDERPLRAGLGEALEAAVAEDPVDHEGGWAPRFEGRPVTSFEAKSRRAGRLVFDLSYARR, translated from the coding sequence ACGAGCGCGCCCACGAGCACGACCACAACCGGGACAAGGACCCCGCGCTCATGCGCCGGGAGCCGGTCTCCTTCGTGCGCCGCGGCGCCCGCCTGAACTCCGGCCGCCAGGCCGTGTGGGACCGTCAGGCGCAGCGGGTGCTCGTGGACGTGCCGCGCGAGCGGGGCGCCACGTCCGTGGCCCGGGACGCGCGCCTGGACTGGGACGCGGCCTTCGGCCGGCGGGCGCCCCTGCTGGTGGACATCGGCTCGGGCCTGGGCGAGTCCACCGCCCAGGCGGCCGCGGACCGGCCGGACTGGAACGTGCTCGCCGTGGAGGTGTACGTGCCGGGCCTGGCCGCGCTGATGACCCGCGTGGAGCAGGGCGGCCTGGAGAACGTGCGCGCCGTGGAGGCCAACGCGCCGGAGCTGATGGACCACCTGCTCGCGCCGGGCTCGGTGTCCGAGGTGTGGGTGTTCTTCCCGGACCCGTGGCACAAGAAGCGCCACCACAAGCGCCGTCTCGTCTCCCCCGCCTTCGCGGACCGCGTGGCCCGCGTGCTGGCCCCCGGGGGCGTGCTTCGCCTGGCCACGGACTGGTCCGGCTACGCGGTCCGGATGCGCGAGGTCATGGAGGCCCACCCCGAGTTCAAGAACCTGCACCCCGGCCGGGCCGCCGGCGAGGAGTCCCCCCTGACGCGGGTGCGCCGGGAGGGCCGCGAGGCCGAGGTCGGGGCGCAGCCGCTGCCGGCCGGCTGGGAGAGCGCCGCCGAGGACGAGCGGCCCCTGCGCGCGGGCCTGGGCGAGGCGCTCGAGGCCGCCGTCGCCGAAGACCCCGTGGACCACGAGGGCGGCTGGGCGCCCCGGTTCGAGGGTCGGCCCGTCACCAGCTTCGAGGCCAAGTCCCGCCGCGCCGGCCGCCTCGTGTTTGACCTGTCGTACGCCCGGCGCTGA